A stretch of Macadamia integrifolia cultivar HAES 741 chromosome 7, SCU_Mint_v3, whole genome shotgun sequence DNA encodes these proteins:
- the LOC122084944 gene encoding uncharacterized protein LOC122084944 produces the protein MQISAVKFLDVRCMFSLFFIDVFRIRYFLLIVQFQVKGKKKMSQKVTYAIDYKGQPADKTRTGGWLSAASILVLEACERFTTMGISANMVTYAVPTLHLPSATAANIVSNFGGAGFMFALLGGFVSDTFLGRYWTIAISILIISLGSALLSISCALPALRPPPCPLNSSSCIPANGFQVGVLVAALYVIALGQGGLKANVSGFGTDQFDDKDKKEKTKMDYFFSRFYFVISLGSLLSVTVAIYVQDNVSRSWGYGLCCFAFFFGALIYIIRTRKYRYRNCVGSPIVQVLNVLVAAIRKRKLKCPTDVNALYNDSTNTAPRIHHTDQLLWMDKAAIIDENDYESNGSVIGNRWKLCSVTKVEEVKMVVRLLPIWASTIFFWCIHSQVLTFSVEQASTMERTIGNNFLIPAGSFNTFYILGILFGAAFYDRLIIPLMKRWKGKHGFTNLQRIAIGICFSISAMTVASIMETKRLSVARLVGPNVITLPVQFYILIPQFVLVGVGEAFTYSGQLDFFIARAPKGMKSMSTGLFLSTVGLGFFVSTFIVTIVNNVTGTQNGTGWLTTNLNFGKLYYFYALLAVLSFINLIFYLLCALWYVKTLKNAAQIESITISTEEEEKHATKMEVLGACERFTTMEISANMMTYAVPTLHLPSATVANIVSNFGGAGFMFALLGGFVADSFLGRYWTIAKNNHWHLLLNFGHDSCFHLGDNGCPWLELWVFFLVGVGESFTYSGQLDFFITRAPKGIKSMSTGLFLSTVGIGFFVGTFIVTIVNKVTGIQNGTGWLTTNLNFGKLYYFYALLAVLSFINLIFYLLCAFWYVKTMKNAAQIESIVTSTEEEENHAAEMEGTFTTSTITNFGVIIKDKQIDVLIISFRLKDYQNWHHCQTELNPHLFFFLIYFKERKMSPKITYAIDYKGQLVDKTRTGGWFSAASILVVEACERFTTMAVSGNLVTYLIGTMHLPSATAATIVSNFGGSAFVLCLLGGFVADSFLGRYWTTAIAALIMALGSAGLSISAALPSLRPPSCMVNSSTCVEANGFQIGVLVVSLYAIALGEGGVKANVSGFGTDQFDEKDKKEKTKMDYFFSRFYFAISLGTLLGASVGIYVQDNVSYSWGYALPCFAFFFGTIIYLSRTRKYRYKKCVGSPIVQVLTVLVAALRKWKLKYPTNVDTLYIDSTDIAPRIQHTDQLRWLDKVAIIDEKDYETNGSVIRNRWKLCSVTKVEEVKMMVRLMPIWASTIYFWCIHTQVLTFSVEQALTMDRKIGNFLIPAGSFSVFYILGILIGSAFYDRVIIPIMKRWKGTHGFTNLQRIAIGMVFSIAAMTVASIMDTRRVAVVKVVGGNVAILPLKFYILIPQYLLVGMGEAFTYSGQLDFFITRSPKGMKSMSTGLFLSTIGLGFFVSSFLVSIINSVTGNQIGTGWLTSNINYGKLYYYYALLAILSFTNLIFYLLCATWYVRTMKDGTQIESIVATAEEEEKHDMQMKEITLTGSAEEDRE, from the exons ATGCAAATATCTGCAGTGAAGTTTCTTGATGTTAGATGCATGTTTTCACTTTTCTTTATAGATGTTTTTAGAATTAGATACTTTCTTTTAATTGTACAATTTCAAGTCAAGG gaaagaaaaaaatgagtcAAAAAGTTACTTACGCGATAGACTACAAGGGACAACCAGCGGACAAGACAAGGACTGGAGGATGGTTGTCTGCGGCTTCTATCCTTG TTCTTGAGGCATGCGAGAGGTTCACTACAATGGGAATCTCAGCCAATATGGTGACTTACGCGGTTCCAACGTTGCATCTTCCTAGTGCAACTGCGGCCAACATTGTATCAAACTTCGGCGGCGCGGGATTTATGTTCGCTTTGCTCGGGGGTTTTGTGTCTGATACTTTCTTAGGCCGTTATTGGACAATTGCTATTTCCATACTCATCATATCACTT GGTTCTGCTCTTTTATCAATATCATGTGCATTGCCAGCACTACGCCCACCCCCTTGCCCCTTGAACAGTAGTAGCTGCATACCAGCCAATGGCTTCCAAGTTGGAGTTCTGGTTGCTGCTTTATATGTGATCGCATTGGGACAAGGAGGACTTAAAGCTAATGTATCAGGATTTGGAACTGATCAGTTTGACGATAaggataagaaggaaaaaacaaagatGGATTACTTTTTTAGTAGATTTTATTTTGTGATCAGCCTTGGGTCTTTACTTAGTGTCACAGTGGCAATCTATGTGCAAGATAATGTCAGTCGAAGCTGGGGATATGGCCTTTGCTGTTTCGCATTCTTTTTTGGAGCACTTATATATATCATCCGGACTAGAAAATATAGGTACAGGAATTGCGTGGGAAGCCCCATTGTTCAAGTTCTCAATGTTTTGGTGGCTGCTATACGGAAGAGGAAACTCAAATGTCCTACTGATGTGAATGCCTTATATAATGACTCAACCAATACTGCTCCAAGAATCCATCACACAGACCAACTTCT TTGGATGGATAAGGCTGCAATCATAGATGAAAACGACTACGAAAGTAATGGTTCTGTGATTGGAAACCGTTGGAAACTATGTTCAGTCACAAAGGTAGAAGAGGTGAAAATGGTGGTTAGATTACTGCCGATTTGGGCCTCTACAATCTTTTTCTGGTGCATACATTCGCAGGTGCTTACCTTTTCTGTGGAGCAAGCTTCAACAATGGAGAGAACAATCGGGAACAACTTCCTAATCCCCGCAGGCTCTTTCAATACCTTCtatattttgggtatattatttGGTGCTGCTTTCTACGACCGATTGATCATTCCCTTGATGAAGAGGTGGAAAGGGAAACATG GTTTCACCAACTTGCAAAGAATAGCCATTGGCATTTGCTTCTCAATTTCGGCCATGACAGTTGCTTCCATCATGGAGACAAAACGGTTGTCCGTGGCTAGACTTGTGGGTCCTAATGTCATAACTTTGCCTGTGCAATTCTACATATTGATCCCACAGTTCGTTCTAGTCGGCGTGGGAGAAGCATTCACGTACAGTGGTCAGCTTGACTTCTTCATAGCTAGAGCTCCAAAAGGGATGAAGTCAATGAGCACTGGGCTTTTCCTCTCGACTGTGGGACTTGGGTTTTTTGTCAGCACCTTCATAGTGACCATAGTCAACAATGTGACTGGAACCCAGAATGGCACTGGATGGCTAACCACTAACTTAAACTTTGGGAAATTATACTATTTCTATGCTCTTCTGGCGGTGTTAAGCTTCATAAACTTGATATTCTATCTTCTTTGTGCCTTGTGGTATGTGAAGACATTGAAAAATGCTGCACAAATAGAGAGCATCACTATAAGTactgaagaggaagagaaacatGCTACAAAGATGGAAG TTCTTGGGGCATGCGAGAGGTTCACAACAATGGAAATCTCAGCCAACATGATGACTTATGCTGTTCCAACGTTGCATCTTCCTAGTGCAACTGTGGCCAACATCGTATCAAACTTCGGTGGTGCCGGATTTATGTTCGCTTTGCTCGGAGGTTTCGTGGCTGATAGTTTTTTAGGCCGGTATTGGACAATTGCAAAGAATAACCATTGGCATTTGCTTCTCAATTTCGGCCATGACAGTTGCTTCCATCTTGGAGACAACGGTTGTCCGTGGCTAGAGCTGTGGGTG TTCTTTCTAGTTGGCGTGGGAGAATCATTCACGTACAGTGGTCAACTTGACTTCTTCATAACTAGAGCTCCAAAAGGGATTAAGTCGATGAGCACTGGGCTTTTCCTCTCGACTGTGGGAATTGGTTTTTTTGTCGGCACCTTCATAGTGACCATAGTCAATAAGGTGACTGGAATCCAGAATGGCACTGGATGGCTAACCACTAACTTAAACTTTGGGAAATTATACTATTTCTATGCTCTTCTGGCCGTGTTAAGCTTCATAAACTTGATATTCTATCTTCTTTGTGCCTTCTGGTATGTGAAGACAATGAAAAACGCTGCACAAATAGAGAGCATCGTTACAAGTACTGAAGAGGAAGAGAACCATGCTGCAGAGATGGAAGGCACTTTCACAACTTCTACA ATTACAAATTTTGGAGTTATTATTAAAGATAAGCAAATTGATGTGCTTATAATTAGCTTCCGTTTGAAGGATTACCAGAa CTGGCACCATTGCCAAACTGAATTAAATCCtcacttgtttttctttttgatctATTTCAAG GAGAGGAAAATGAGTCCAAAAATTACTTATGCGATAGATTACAAGGGACAACTAGTTGACAAGACGAGAACTGGAGGATGGTTTTCTGCGGCTTCTATCCTAG TTGTTGAGGCATGCGAGAGGTTCACAACAATGGCAGTTTCAGGCAACCTTGTGACTTATTTGATTGGGACGATGCATCTTCCTAGTGCAACTGCGGCCACCATCGTATCAAATTTTGGTGGCTCGgcatttgtcttgtgtttgctCGGTGGTTTTGTGGCTGATAGTTTCTTAGGCCGGTATTGGACAACTGCTATTGCCGCACTCATCATGGCACTC GGTTCAGCTGGTTTATCAATCTCAGCCGCATTGCCATCACTACGACCACCCAGTTGCATGGTTAATAGTAGTACATGTGTAGAGGCCaatggattccaaataggaGTTTTGGTTGTTTCTTTGTATGCGATTGCATTGGGAGAAGGAGGGGTTAAAGCTAATGTATCAGGATTTGGAACTGATCAATTTGACGAGAaggataagaaggaaaaaactaAGATGGATTACTTTTTCAGTAGATTTTATTTTGCTATCAGCCTTGGAACTTTACTTGGTGCATCAGTGGGAATCTATGTACAAGACAATGTCAGCTATAGCTGGGGATACGCACTTCCTTGTTTCGCATTCTTCTTTGGAACAATTATATATCTCTCCAGGACTAGAAAATACAGGTACAAGAAATGCGTGGGAAGCCCCATTGTTCAAGTTCTCACTGTTCTGGTGGCTGCTCTAAGGAAGTGGAAACTCAAGTATCCTACCAATGTTGATACCTTATATATTGACTCTACTGACATTGCTCCAAGAATACAACACACAGACCAACTCCG GTGGTTGGACAAGGTTGCAATCATAGATGAAAAAGACTATGAGACTAATGGTTCTGTGATCCGAAACCGTTGGAAACTATGTTCAGTCACAAAGGTAGAGGAGGTGAAAATGATGGTTAGACTAATGCCAATATGGGCCTCCACGATCTATTTCTGGTGCATACACACGCAGGTGCTTACCTTCTCCGTGGAGCAAGCTTTAACGATGGACAGAAAAATAGGGAACTTTCTAATCCCGGCAGGATCTTTTAGTGTTTTCTATATTTTGGGCATATTGATTGGTTCTGCTTTTTACGACCGAGTGATCATTCCTATAATGAAGAGGTGGAAAGGGACACATG gtTTCACCAACCTACAAAGAATAGCCATTGGCATGGTCTTTTCAATTGCAGCCATGACAGTTGCTTCAATCATGGATACAAGACGGGTGGCCGTGGTTAAAGTTGTGGGTGGCAATGTTGCAATTTTGCCTTtgaaattctacatattgatcCCACAGTACCTCCTTGTTGGCATGGGAGAAGCATTCACATACAGTGGTCAACTTGACTTCTTCATAACCAGATCTCCAAAAGGGATGAAGTCGATGAGTACTGGGCTTTTCCTCTCAACTATTGGACTTGGGTTTTTTGTTAGCTCCTTCTTGGTGTCCATAATCAACAGTGTGACTGGAAACCAAATTGGCACAGGATGGCTAACCAGTAACATAAACTACGGCAAATTATACTATTACTATGCTCTTCTAGCTATATTAAGTTTCACAAACTTGATATTCTATCTTCTTTGTGCCACATGGTATGTGAGGACAATGAAAGATGGTACACAAATAGAGAGCATCGTTGCAACTGCTGAGGAGGAAGAGAAACATGATATGCAAATGAAAGAAATAACCCTTACAGGTTCTGCAGAGGAAGATAGAGAATGA